The following proteins are encoded in a genomic region of Gemmatimonadota bacterium:
- a CDS encoding S8 family serine peptidase, translating into MSLPARKPFRSAAAKWAALLFLLLTLPAQAQEAGARAAGRALPPDTPPPRIVWVFLRPGVAETSLPAGPPTNRGAAARAAKLPTRAAPVTPETLLRIRAAGARIRYASRWLGAVSAWADSATLERLRQLPEVQEIRPVRASLAEPLLAAAARGSLTSAAAVTAGTAHGPASPPTEAGNELTAATSPLEQLGVPGAHALGLTGNGIVIALLDTGFSREHEALDSARVKAAWDFLGGDSVVANQPGDHPDAELRGTWVWSLLGGNRPGRLVGPAPGATFVLAKVDDVAAFPRADEDRWVAGLEWAVDSMGARIVSSSLTYKAFDDGFRYGEADLNGDVSVASIAADEAARRGVLVVNAMGDAGPAPFSLFAPADADSIIAVGAVDSLGQAWRESSRGPTADGRIKPDLAARGVDVLAASARGRTSYDQVSGTSIATPLIAGAAALLLEAWPELGPMDVRRALSLSASRARAPDNAVGAGVPDVASAVVFPEGISSLRVLGIAGAGTLTSLSPEFQWAVPRVHPRAGPVRYRLEISSDSQFASILYRDSVVNAFSIRLRQALHPRDGLWWRIVAETGGGVRRIAAQQAPLTLPPWVRLKTLNSPSGTFTAAVRPRLVWSALTALPPVGPLTFDVQVVSAQTGEIVQLFPGLTDTTVTAEPLAYNHPYRWRVIARSPLGAADTVESVAPFVVTSTDQPPATLLYQNFPNPFPRPGRDTEITEIWFDLDRRTLVELAVYDLRGRLVRRLVPLAGCAAVELDPGLYGREGLGRPDPCVLTAWDGRDEEGRGVPSGVYLLRMRTSAGTQIRRMLFLPD; encoded by the coding sequence ATGTCATTGCCGGCGCGCAAGCCGTTTCGTAGCGCGGCCGCGAAGTGGGCAGCCCTGCTGTTCCTGCTCCTGACCCTTCCCGCGCAGGCCCAAGAGGCGGGCGCCAGAGCGGCCGGACGGGCGCTGCCGCCCGATACACCACCCCCACGGATCGTCTGGGTCTTCCTTCGGCCCGGGGTGGCGGAGACCTCGCTTCCTGCGGGGCCGCCGACGAACCGGGGTGCGGCAGCACGCGCTGCCAAGCTCCCAACCCGCGCCGCACCGGTGACACCGGAAACCCTGCTCCGAATCCGGGCCGCTGGCGCGCGGATCCGCTACGCCAGCCGCTGGCTGGGCGCGGTCAGCGCCTGGGCCGATTCCGCGACCCTCGAGCGGCTGCGCCAGCTTCCGGAAGTTCAAGAAATTCGGCCGGTGCGGGCCTCGCTGGCGGAGCCGCTACTGGCGGCCGCAGCGCGCGGATCGCTCACCTCCGCGGCCGCGGTCACGGCGGGAACCGCCCATGGCCCGGCCAGCCCGCCAACGGAGGCGGGGAACGAGCTGACTGCCGCCACCTCGCCGCTCGAACAGCTCGGAGTGCCCGGCGCGCACGCGCTCGGCCTCACGGGGAACGGCATCGTCATAGCCCTGCTGGATACCGGCTTCAGCCGGGAGCACGAAGCGCTGGACAGCGCTCGGGTCAAAGCCGCCTGGGATTTCCTCGGCGGCGACTCAGTGGTCGCGAACCAGCCTGGAGACCACCCGGACGCCGAGCTGCGCGGCACCTGGGTATGGTCCCTGCTCGGCGGGAATCGACCCGGCCGCCTGGTCGGGCCGGCCCCGGGCGCCACCTTCGTGCTGGCCAAGGTCGACGACGTCGCTGCCTTCCCGCGCGCGGACGAGGACCGCTGGGTGGCGGGACTCGAGTGGGCCGTCGATTCGATGGGTGCCCGCATTGTCAGCTCCTCGCTGACTTACAAGGCTTTCGACGACGGGTTCCGCTACGGCGAGGCGGACTTGAACGGCGACGTCAGCGTAGCCAGCATAGCGGCCGACGAGGCCGCGAGGCGCGGGGTGCTGGTCGTGAACGCCATGGGTGACGCCGGCCCGGCGCCGTTCAGCCTCTTCGCTCCGGCCGATGCCGACAGCATCATTGCCGTCGGCGCGGTCGACTCGCTGGGACAAGCATGGCGCGAGTCCAGCCGCGGGCCGACGGCCGACGGACGCATCAAGCCGGACCTGGCAGCGCGGGGCGTGGATGTGCTCGCCGCGTCCGCCCGCGGCCGCACGTCCTACGACCAGGTTAGTGGCACCAGTATCGCGACGCCCCTGATCGCCGGCGCCGCCGCCCTGCTGCTCGAGGCATGGCCTGAGCTGGGCCCTATGGACGTGCGCCGGGCGCTCAGCCTCTCCGCCAGCCGGGCGCGTGCGCCGGACAATGCCGTCGGCGCCGGCGTGCCCGACGTGGCCTCTGCGGTCGTGTTCCCGGAGGGCATCAGCTCCTTGCGCGTTCTGGGCATCGCGGGCGCAGGGACGTTGACCAGCCTGTCGCCCGAGTTCCAGTGGGCCGTCCCGCGCGTCCACCCACGCGCCGGCCCGGTACGTTACCGCCTCGAAATCTCCAGCGACTCACAGTTCGCGAGCATACTCTACCGCGACTCCGTCGTGAACGCGTTTTCGATTCGCCTGCGGCAGGCGCTGCACCCCAGGGATGGGTTGTGGTGGCGCATCGTGGCCGAGACCGGTGGGGGGGTCCGGCGAATTGCGGCTCAGCAGGCGCCGCTCACGCTGCCCCCTTGGGTGCGACTGAAGACGCTGAACTCGCCCAGCGGCACGTTCACGGCAGCGGTGCGCCCGCGGCTGGTCTGGTCCGCGCTCACTGCTCTGCCGCCCGTGGGGCCGCTGACCTTTGACGTGCAGGTCGTGTCCGCCCAGACGGGGGAGATCGTGCAGCTATTCCCCGGCCTGACCGACACGACCGTGACGGCGGAGCCGCTCGCCTACAATCACCCCTACCGCTGGCGCGTCATTGCGCGCTCCCCGCTGGGCGCGGCCGATACCGTGGAAAGCGTGGCGCCCTTCGTGGTCACCAGCACGGACCAGCCCCCCGCGACTTTGCTCTATCAGAACTTCCCCAACCCCTTCCCGCGACCGGGGCGTGACACGGAAATCACCGAGATCTGGTTCGACCTGGACCGGCGCACGCTGGTCGAACTGGCGGTTTACGACTTGCGGGGACGGCTGGTGCGCCGGCTGGTGCCTTTGGCCGGGTGCGCAGCCGTGGAGCTGGATCCCGGACTCTACGGTCGCGAGGGGCTCGGCCGCCCCGATCCGTGCGTGCTGACCGCCTGGGACGGCCGGGATGAGGAAGGCCGCGGCGTGCCCAGCGGCGTGTACCTTCTGCGCATGAGGACCTCGGCCGGCACCCAGATCCGGCGCATGCTCTTCCTCCCCGACTAG